Proteins encoded by one window of Bacteroidales bacterium:
- a CDS encoding 4Fe-4S binding protein, translating into MLRKIIQIDEEKCNGCGLCIPNCHEGALQIIDGKARLISDLFCDGLGACIGHCPEGAIEIIEREAEAYNETKVMEIISKQGRNTILAHLEHLRDHKEFELLKEAIAYIKENDIDLSPEAAVAQASVVHNLQAAIKESKSSPMCGCSGSQPMDFKIDMDKLNQSVAETTTPSHVPSELRQWPVQLHLLNPQASYFQNADVLLAADCAAFAMGDFHGTFMKGKALAIACPKLDSNKESYIDKIAAMITLANIQSITVVMMEVPCCGGLLQLVKLAVQKANVTIPVHKSIISIKGEVISSE; encoded by the coding sequence ATGCTTCGAAAGATCATTCAAATTGATGAAGAGAAATGCAATGGATGTGGCTTATGCATTCCAAATTGCCATGAAGGTGCCTTACAAATTATTGATGGAAAGGCAAGATTAATCAGTGACCTGTTTTGTGATGGATTAGGGGCCTGCATCGGGCATTGTCCTGAAGGTGCCATTGAGATCATTGAAAGGGAAGCAGAGGCTTACAACGAAACCAAAGTAATGGAGATTATCTCTAAGCAGGGTAGAAATACCATACTTGCCCATCTTGAACATTTAAGAGACCATAAAGAGTTTGAACTTTTAAAGGAGGCAATCGCCTATATAAAAGAAAATGACATCGATCTTAGTCCGGAAGCTGCTGTTGCCCAAGCCTCAGTAGTTCATAATCTGCAGGCTGCCATTAAGGAATCCAAATCGTCCCCGATGTGCGGTTGTTCCGGGTCACAACCGATGGATTTCAAGATTGATATGGATAAATTAAACCAATCGGTTGCTGAAACTACTACTCCTTCTCATGTACCTTCAGAACTAAGGCAATGGCCTGTTCAGCTTCATCTCCTGAACCCCCAGGCTTCTTATTTTCAAAACGCTGATGTACTTCTGGCCGCAGATTGTGCAGCTTTTGCCATGGGAGATTTCCATGGCACTTTTATGAAAGGAAAAGCATTAGCCATTGCTTGTCCAAAACTCGACTCCAATAAAGAATCCTATATTGATAAAATTGCTGCCATGATTACCCTGGCAAATATTCAATCCATAACGGTTGTTATGATGGAAGTTCCGTGTTGTGGCGGACTGCTTCAATTGGTGAAACTAGCTGTTCAAAAAGCCAATGTGACCATACCGGTCCACAAATCTATCATCAGCATTAAAGGTGAGGTCATTAGTTCTGAATGA